ATTTCTTGACGAGGTATCTGAAAGAAAGATACCTTTTTTTCTCTCTCTATCTAAAGGGGTAGATAGTGATTGGGACAAGATTTATAGTATTATGTCAGATTTTCCGTATCTAACCTGTGTTGTGAGTGATTTGGGAAGTTGGAGTCCTTTAAGAAACATTCTCCCGCTTATGGATAAATACCCTAATTTTTATGTAGAAACAAGTATGCTTTCTTTACATGAAGGGAACATTGAGTTTGTTGTTAAGAAGAACGGTTCTAAAAATCTTTTATTTGGAACAGGTTTTCCAGAAACATATATGGAATCAAATACTCTCCAGTTAATACATTCTGAAATTTCTGATGAAGATAAAAAGAATATAGCTTCTCTTAACTTGGAAAGAATAATTTCTGGGGTGAAACTGTGAAATCTCAATTGTATGAAAAGTTTTTTGTAAATGGAACGGTTGAAGATTGCCCTATTTATGATATGCATGGACATATGGGTAATTGGTATGCTATAACTTTTCCATCTGTTGAGTTGGATGAGGCGATAAGACGTATGAAACTTGCTAATGTAAAAAAACTTGTCTTTTGTCACCACTCTGCTTTGTTAGCTCCTGATATTGGTAATATTGCAAACATTGAAGCTGTAAAACAATATCCCGATATGTTGAAAGCATATTGCGGTATTAACCCTCGTTATCCTGATAAAGCGCTGAAAGATATTGAAAATATGGAAAAGAATAGTGATATTTTTGTTGGATTTAAATTTCTTGCTGACTATCACAAGATTCCTATCTCAGAAGG
Above is a genomic segment from bacterium containing:
- a CDS encoding amidohydrolase family protein, which gives rise to MEKIKFFDSNVYIGSPMLAGAFKPVETGDKLIKAMDEAEVEKSMVWHISQHNSSPVYGNQLLINEIKGKERLFGTWTVLPPQTGEVIQDGFFQKMKENNIFGLRAFPKFQKFSINRVSMGPFLDEVSERKIPFFLSLSKGVDSDWDKIYSIMSDFPYLTCVVSDLGSWSPLRNILPLMDKYPNFYVETSMLSLHEGNIEFVVKKNGSKNLLFGTGFPETYMESNTLQLIHSEISDEDKKNIASLNLERIISGVKL